A part of Halictus rubicundus isolate RS-2024b chromosome 4, iyHalRubi1_principal, whole genome shotgun sequence genomic DNA contains:
- the Skp2 gene encoding S-phase kinase-associated protein 2 isoform X2: MGVSMLEDEVSCERAKLSQSQRHSVSPAGSRAKKHCETVNSYRMEQNMYRDSNLKAGVADRLEQDLYESDKPAAYSTMGNESGYSSRIEIDNFIDSKESSCKNSLNASSERSNLEQFYFSRRKKKLSIIGEDKFNKLSDEMILMILKWLPKKCLVRSMLVCKRWCQIARDEALWSRLDLGGKVLSEGTLGHILPRGVQILRLAQAEIADPVFLENSELLIDGYISKLQYLDLSMAVISPNGLAMLLAKCKHLKKLSLEKCTINRPCCKAISENGDLEVLNLTMCEGMDVECINDLMKLKRLNAVNMSWCSLDTESMTLLCRSLPRSVTRLNIAGCRKTMTDDSVRDLVRTCPDMVELDLSDCTMLTMNTVRNLLELTKIEHLSLSRCYGIPPSTYQKLSYMPSLLYLDIFGLMSEPILKNLQLGCGETQLNKFLYSSVARPTVGVRRTSIWGLRVRD, from the exons ATGGGTGTTAGTATGCTGGAAGATGAAGTATCTTGCGAGAGAGCAAAATTGTCTCAGTCGCAGAGGCATTCTGTTTCACCCGCCGGTTCGCGTGCCAAGAAACATTGCGAGACGGTCAACAGTTATAGAATGGAACAAAATATGTACAGAGATTCCAATTTAAAAGCCGGCGTGGCAGACAG ACTAGAACAAGATTTGTACGAATCGGACAAACCGGCAGCTTATTCGACCATGGGAAATGAATCTGGTTACTCTTCTAGAATAGAAATAGACAATTTCATAGACTCGAAAGAAAGTTCCTGCAAAAACAGTTTAAACGCGTCTTCCGAAAGAAGTAATCTCGAACAATTTTACTTCtcgagaagaaaaaagaagctCTCTATCATTGGGGAagataaatttaacaaattgtCGGACGAAATGATTTTGATGATTCTGAAATGGCTTCCCAAAAAATGTTTG GTGCGTTCTATGTTGGTGTGTAAACGGTGGTGCCAAATAGCTCGGGACGAAGCATTGTGGAGTAGATTGGATTTAGGTGGCAAGGTGCTGAGCGAAGGCACATTAGGACACATACTACCCCGGGGCGTTCAAATACTTCGACTTGCTCAAGCGGAAATCGCGGATCCGGTGTTCCTCGAGAACAGCGAGCTCCTCATCGACGGATACATTAGCAAATTACAATATTTGGACCTCTCGATGGCCGTAATTTCCCCAAATGGACTGGCTATGCTTTTAGCCAAGTGTAAACACTTGAAGAAATTATCGCTAGAAAAATGTACAATAAACAGACCGTGTTGCAAAGCTATTAGTGAAAACGGTGATCTAGAAGTATTGAATTTAACGATGTGCGAAGGTATGGACGTCGAATGTATCAACGATCTAATGAAACTGAAACG TTTGAACGCTGTTAATATGTCTTGGTGCAGCTTAGATACGGAATCGATGACGTTACTTTGTAGATCGCTACCAAGGTCTGTTACGCGTTTAAATATAGCAGGGTGCAGGAAAACAATGACCGACGACA GTGTCAGAGACTTAGTGAGAACTTGTCCAGATATGGTGGAATTAGATCTGAGCGATTGCACGATGCTCACAATGAATACCGTTCGTAACTTATTAGAATTAACCAAAATAGAACATTTATCATTGAGTCGGTGCTACGGCATACCGCCCTCTACCTACCAAAAGTTATCGTACATGCCCTCTTTATTGTATTTGGATATTTTTGGTTTAATGTCGGAACCAATACTGAAAAATTTACAACTTGGCTGTGGCGAAACTCAGCTGAACAAGTTCCTATATAGTTCCGTTGCGAGACCGACGGTCGGTGTCCGTCGAACGAGTATATGGGGACTCCGTGTTAGGGATTAG
- the Skp2 gene encoding S-phase kinase-associated protein 2 isoform X1, with protein MNSGVVERTRLAEDSPESSEEFSPPESKRLRLDDSCNNNLNGILNDQPKSNERWSYSGDGTLVEPEILADMGVSMLEDEVSCERAKLSQSQRHSVSPAGSRAKKHCETVNSYRMEQNMYRDSNLKAGVADRLEQDLYESDKPAAYSTMGNESGYSSRIEIDNFIDSKESSCKNSLNASSERSNLEQFYFSRRKKKLSIIGEDKFNKLSDEMILMILKWLPKKCLVRSMLVCKRWCQIARDEALWSRLDLGGKVLSEGTLGHILPRGVQILRLAQAEIADPVFLENSELLIDGYISKLQYLDLSMAVISPNGLAMLLAKCKHLKKLSLEKCTINRPCCKAISENGDLEVLNLTMCEGMDVECINDLMKLKRLNAVNMSWCSLDTESMTLLCRSLPRSVTRLNIAGCRKTMTDDSVRDLVRTCPDMVELDLSDCTMLTMNTVRNLLELTKIEHLSLSRCYGIPPSTYQKLSYMPSLLYLDIFGLMSEPILKNLQLGCGETQLNKFLYSSVARPTVGVRRTSIWGLRVRD; from the exons ATGAATTCCGGCGTGGTGGAACGCACGAGGCTCGCTGAGGATAGCCCGGAAAGTTCCGAGGAATTTTCACCACCCGAAAG CAAGAGATTACGTTTGGATGACAGTTGTAACAATAATTTAAACGGTATTCTAAATGACCAACCCAAAAGCAACGAGAGATGGTCGTATTCTGGCGATGGGACACTCGTGGAGCCGGAAATCTTAGCGGATATGGGTGTTAGTATGCTGGAAGATGAAGTATCTTGCGAGAGAGCAAAATTGTCTCAGTCGCAGAGGCATTCTGTTTCACCCGCCGGTTCGCGTGCCAAGAAACATTGCGAGACGGTCAACAGTTATAGAATGGAACAAAATATGTACAGAGATTCCAATTTAAAAGCCGGCGTGGCAGACAG ACTAGAACAAGATTTGTACGAATCGGACAAACCGGCAGCTTATTCGACCATGGGAAATGAATCTGGTTACTCTTCTAGAATAGAAATAGACAATTTCATAGACTCGAAAGAAAGTTCCTGCAAAAACAGTTTAAACGCGTCTTCCGAAAGAAGTAATCTCGAACAATTTTACTTCtcgagaagaaaaaagaagctCTCTATCATTGGGGAagataaatttaacaaattgtCGGACGAAATGATTTTGATGATTCTGAAATGGCTTCCCAAAAAATGTTTG GTGCGTTCTATGTTGGTGTGTAAACGGTGGTGCCAAATAGCTCGGGACGAAGCATTGTGGAGTAGATTGGATTTAGGTGGCAAGGTGCTGAGCGAAGGCACATTAGGACACATACTACCCCGGGGCGTTCAAATACTTCGACTTGCTCAAGCGGAAATCGCGGATCCGGTGTTCCTCGAGAACAGCGAGCTCCTCATCGACGGATACATTAGCAAATTACAATATTTGGACCTCTCGATGGCCGTAATTTCCCCAAATGGACTGGCTATGCTTTTAGCCAAGTGTAAACACTTGAAGAAATTATCGCTAGAAAAATGTACAATAAACAGACCGTGTTGCAAAGCTATTAGTGAAAACGGTGATCTAGAAGTATTGAATTTAACGATGTGCGAAGGTATGGACGTCGAATGTATCAACGATCTAATGAAACTGAAACG TTTGAACGCTGTTAATATGTCTTGGTGCAGCTTAGATACGGAATCGATGACGTTACTTTGTAGATCGCTACCAAGGTCTGTTACGCGTTTAAATATAGCAGGGTGCAGGAAAACAATGACCGACGACA GTGTCAGAGACTTAGTGAGAACTTGTCCAGATATGGTGGAATTAGATCTGAGCGATTGCACGATGCTCACAATGAATACCGTTCGTAACTTATTAGAATTAACCAAAATAGAACATTTATCATTGAGTCGGTGCTACGGCATACCGCCCTCTACCTACCAAAAGTTATCGTACATGCCCTCTTTATTGTATTTGGATATTTTTGGTTTAATGTCGGAACCAATACTGAAAAATTTACAACTTGGCTGTGGCGAAACTCAGCTGAACAAGTTCCTATATAGTTCCGTTGCGAGACCGACGGTCGGTGTCCGTCGAACGAGTATATGGGGACTCCGTGTTAGGGATTAG
- the LOC143353061 gene encoding uncharacterized protein LOC143353061, translated as MDRTSSRDSDSPTIRKIPEKPPFKLCFSKDQLLGKSSVRTLRMNCDSIAPKFYSRECENANDPDESDAIEKITSDERKPSTDTNCYPYRLLTSHTYGWWHEQGIQPRDSRFNFHKKTSDLVHFQMKVYAEDRRLGLSKH; from the exons ATGGATCGAACCAGTTCCCGCGATTCCGATTCGCCGACGATCAGGAAAATACCGGAAAAGCCGCCGTTCAAACTTTGCTTCTCCAAGGACCAGCTTCTCGGTAAATCGAGTGTACGCACGCTCAGGATGAATT GCGACTCGATCGCACCGAAATTCTACTCGAGGGAATGCGAGAACGCAAACGATCCGGACGAGAGCGACGCGATCGAGAAAATCACGTCCGACGAGAGAAAACCCTCCACGGATACTAATTGTTACCCTTACCGACTGCTAACCAGTCACAC GTACGGATGGTGGCACGAGCAAGGAATACAACCGAGGGATAGTCGATTCAACTTTCACAAAAAAACGTCGGATCTGGTGCATTTTCAAATGAAAGTGTACGCTGAAGATCGAAGGCTCGGTCTTTCGAAACATTGA